The region TTCTTTAATTCAAAGACATATTCACTGGCATTCTGATTTCCGCTGGGAAGTCGGACAGAGGTGATCAGGCGGTAAATACCTGGCCCCAGATCCAATGTCAGAACGCCGTCAGCAAACTTCAAGCCTGTGTAATCCAGAGACGTAAACTGTCCCCCATTCAATCTTCCAATGGTCCATGTCTGGTAATAGGTCCACAAACTATCCGTTTCCCCAAGAAGCACCAGTTTTCCTGACTCCTGGAAATTGTCGCTTATTATCTCATCGGCTCTAAAGATTGATACGAAGCTTCCCGCTTTATAAACCTCTGCTTCCAGGTTCACCGGATTTATCCTGGATGGAATACCCAGCGTCCGGCAGATGGCTACAAATAATATTCTTTGACTAAGCGGATTGCTTTGTAAAAGCTTAAGGCTCCCTTTCGGTGTGGAACAAATCGTCTTGTAATCCAGCTTTGGTTCAAAACTAATGTGCTGGTTTATATATTCCCAAATAGCTCCCGGATGTTTCCGGAACCCTTCCTTTTCATTGTCATTGAAAAAGTCCTCAATAAACCCCCGGTAATCCGTCATTTCCTCCAGCAATATTCTTGGACAGAGAATATATTTTTCATAGATTGCCGGATCTCCATATTCCTCCCACTCCTTGCTATAAGGAGCCGCCCCTTTTAAATGGCTTTCCAGAATGTCTGCCCTTGCATCCTTATAATCCTTTACGGACAGACTGTGAAGCAAGGCTTTGCGGTATGGATTTTGATCCTTGGTCAGGAATTTATAAATCTCGGCAAAGTTACCGGCGGATAGCCGGAGGATCTCTGCTTCTTCCGGGTACTGAGAAGCTACTTCCTTCTTAAAGTAACCGTTAATCCGGTTTTCCCGCATCTGGTTTGCTTCATGAATCCTTTTTCTGTTTCTCTCCTTTTGTTCCTTTGTAAGGATCACTGGGTTCATGGGGTAATCCTTCGGAGCCCTTACATCGGTATCTTTCCAGACATCCTTTTTTAATTTCTCTCTTTCTCCTGTTAATATCAGCACCGTCCCTACCCCGTCCTCCGGAGATATCCACGCTTCGCAGCTCAGCCCATCCTTCATGGCACGGACATGAATGTCCCCTAAGCCTATGGTAACGGAAACCTTACCCTCCCCGTCCGTATATAAGTTAACCACGCTGCAGTATTCTGCCATATTAAGGATCTCAAATGAAACATGAACATTTTCAACCGGATTTCTATCCTCATCAAGTACCTGGATTTCACAGGGCCTGGTCAGGGCATAGGTTGCCGTATCATTATAATAGACCATTAAATCATCATGTCCAAGACATTCCGCCGCCGAGTCACCGGAATAATCAGAAAAAGTCCTGGTGTGAACAAGCAGTGCCCTGGAGGAAGCATTGGTGAACCATCCTTTATCCAGTACTTCTTCCGGCTCACAGGCTCCAAGAAAATGCCACTTCCCTTCCACGTATACTTCAACCCATGCATGGTTGTCATCACAATGGGCCCATCTGGGTGTATACACTTGTCTGGCAGGGATACCCACGCTGCGGAAGGCTGTAACAGCAAAGGTGGATTCCTCCCCGCACCTGCCCTTACCGGATTTATACACAGTAACCGGCGATATGGTCCTGTTGTCAGAGGCCTCATAGGTTCCGTTTTCTGCACACCAGTAATTGATTTCAATAACGGCCTCCCTTACGGAAAGCCCTTTGACCCGGTCAATCAGCTTGTCGTAAAAAAATCCGCGGCAGTCTTCAATATTTTCCGTATTGATCCTGTAATATAAAA is a window of [Clostridium] saccharolyticum WM1 DNA encoding:
- a CDS encoding transglutaminase-like domain-containing protein yields the protein MFSEHLQRYAQEKYDLRLPFLGGLKGEIEAAMGNCTPREQVLMKFLYGTMPLRDAGEYDFAMFLGFVRHSIMVYDRMEWCREIPEDIFLHHILYYRINTENIEDCRGFFYDKLIDRVKGLSVREAVIEINYWCAENGTYEASDNRTISPVTVYKSGKGRCGEESTFAVTAFRSVGIPARQVYTPRWAHCDDNHAWVEVYVEGKWHFLGACEPEEVLDKGWFTNASSRALLVHTRTFSDYSGDSAAECLGHDDLMVYYNDTATYALTRPCEIQVLDEDRNPVENVHVSFEILNMAEYCSVVNLYTDGEGKVSVTIGLGDIHVRAMKDGLSCEAWISPEDGVGTVLILTGEREKLKKDVWKDTDVRAPKDYPMNPVILTKEQKERNRKRIHEANQMRENRINGYFKKEVASQYPEEAEILRLSAGNFAEIYKFLTKDQNPYRKALLHSLSVKDYKDARADILESHLKGAAPYSKEWEEYGDPAIYEKYILCPRILLEEMTDYRGFIEDFFNDNEKEGFRKHPGAIWEYINQHISFEPKLDYKTICSTPKGSLKLLQSNPLSQRILFVAICRTLGIPSRINPVNLEAEVYKAGSFVSIFRADEIISDNFQESGKLVLLGETDSLWTYYQTWTIGRLNGGQFTSLDYTGLKFADGVLTLDLGPGIYRLITSVRLPSGNQNASEYVFELKKDEEKTVTMRLRSGNLEDMLVETLLDDFEVTVSEENGIEQTVPASVLTEGKANILAILSEGQEPTEHVLNEMLEQKDALTSVDARIIFLLQGKFSLKNRTIGKVLETIPGIKVGYINFDDTVEPLARRMYVDPEKLPLLIVTDPGMKAIYGCSGYNVGSVDLMVKLLGLSRNRL